The region TATGTACTTTCTTTGTGTAACTAATAACAACACAATTAACAAAGTTTCAACAGCAAAGAATAATAACGCATTTTCTTCGATAAAATACAACCCTACAATCTGAAGACCTATAATAAGTAAGGAAATGCTCATACTCTTCCGATCTATTTTCATATCAACATATTTCTTTGTATCAAAAACCCTCATTAACCACATTGCTAAATAACCAAGGAGGGTAGAAAATGCAGCAGCTTGTATCCCCCAAAAAGGTATCAAAATAAAATTAACAACTATATTAACTACAGCCCCAACTACTGAAGTTGTAAATGCACCCTTAGTCTTTTTTGAGGCAGTATAATTAGTTCCAAAAAAACTTGAAAATGCTTGAAAGACGGTCCCTACCAACAACATAGGAACATACTTCCATGATTCATAAAACGCATCTGCAACAAACACACTCATTAACGGCTTAAGAATTAACAAAATTAAGCTAGTTACAAGAAATAAAAGTGAAGATAAAACCCCAAAGATATTTTTGTAGAAGTTTTCATATCCCTCTTTTCCATATTCTTGTATTGCAGATAACTGCCATGCCATGAAAAATATACTGTTTACAAGCGTAATTAGTGAGGGAAATTTATATGAAACAGAATATATGCCAGTTGCATCAAATCCTAAATAATATGTTAATATGTACCTATCTGAAACACTCATAACCCACAACATCAAACCATTTGGAATCAAAGGTACAGAATAAATAAGCATGGTTTTCATAAATGATTTGTCAAAAGATTTAATGTTCAAATATTTAAAAACATTCCCAAATACTAATAAAATAAATATATTAATAGCATGAGCTAAAACCATAGAAAGAAAATAACCTTCTAACCCCATTTTCAAATAGACAAGAAAGATTATATTAAAAGTAACAAAAGAGGCGGTGTAAGCTAAATCAGAAGCAACAAAAGTTTTTATTTTTCCCAATCCTCTAACAAATTGTTTCAAAACACCATTCAGCATAGAAAAAAACAAAATTAAATAAAAAAATAAAGTGTATGAAGAGAAAGGCTCAATCCTTCTAAAGATTGGGAAAAGAAGTAAACCAATTAGCATACCGATTAAACAAAGAAGGATTCCATTCATTAAAACGCTTGATGCAGATTCGTTTTCTCTCATATCTACAGAATATCTAAAAACTGCTTCTATTGCTTGAAATGTAATTAAAGGGATTAACAATGAAATGGTAGTTTGTAATACATCAAGTTGTCCATAATCACTCGTAGTTAGCATTCTAGTGTATAATGGAAGCATAAAAAAAGATATAGTTTTGGAGCCTATGTTTCCTATTGCAAATAACAATGAATTTTTAATTAATGATTTATATTGATTCAATTATTTTCACCTTTTATAATATAATAGATTTTCAATATTAAATAGTAACTATATAAAAGAGTAATTTTATTTATTATTGTTATCAGATGATAAAAATCTTTTTGCTTTTTTTCTTATGAAATTTATTCCTCGTTTAGCAAATATGACCTGTTTTTCAATGAACGAAGGAGGGCTCATGTATTTCTTAATAACATAACTAAACTCCTTACTATTGAAATCGTCAAAAAATTTGTCTCTTCCTTTTGGCTTATTAACTGGTTTGACAATACAAGGGTTATTCTTTATAGCATGTTCTAAATCCCCTTCATGAATCTCAAGCCTTTTTTTACAACTGTCTAAAAGAAAAATCCCTTTTTCTGAATTGATTAACAAAAGAGAAACTCGCAGGTTATCGTCTAAATCAGGATATTTACTCCCTCTACCCCAATAATCTCCTAAAGTTATATCTGCTGAACAAGGTTGTCAAAATAAAATTCTTCAGTCTTGTATGTAATATATCGAGCTGTTTTCTTTGCAGCTGAAGCAAGACCATTTTCTTTAATTTTCTCTCTTAACTTCCAGAGGTTAAACATACCAATTCCCACACTAGATGTAATCAATTTACGTGCTATAATTTAAATCCCTGAGTTCAGTCGTTAGTAGCAGCTGCTAGGATATTCCTCAAATATTCCATGCTGACCTTTTCTTCCGTATAATTGTTCACAGTGTCCCAAGTTTTGTAAATGATTCTACTTGCCACATTGTATCTCATTTCAAGTAGCGTTTGAATGATAGATGTTAGTTCAGGAACATTTCGTGGAGTAACAAGAAATCCATTTTCTCCATTTTTTACAATACCATCAATCCCCCATCCTTTAGCTCCTACGACTATGTTGGCTTTTGCCATAGCTTCCAAATATGCCATCCCAAAAGTTTCAGGGGCACTAACCATAATAAAAACATCTGAATTTTTCATATATTCATAAACTTCTTCCCTAGATTTCCATCCTACAAAATTTACTCTGTCTTGCAATGAAAGATCCCTCACTAATTTATCTAAATTGTCTCTTTCTTTGCCGTCTCCTATTATTGTATATTTCCAGTTGTAATTTTTAAGACTTGACAAAGCTAGTAAATTCACATCAATATTTTTCAATTTGTGAAAAGTACAAGCTGTTAAAAAATGTATTTCATGCTTATTATTCCAGGAGTTTGCTTTTTCTTTAAAAAATGAAATAGGCTCGATAATTTGTTTTGGTATGCCAGAATTTCCCACCACAATTTTGTCTTGATATTCGGGGAATATTTCTATTAGTCGTGCTTTCACAGATTGTGACCTACAAACAATTTTATAGCTATTTTTAAAACTCTTTTTATAAAAAAATTGGTCAAAAAAATTAAGATGAAGATCGCTTTGATGCAATCCACTCACAAACTTAGAATTAAACTTCTTAGCTAATTTATATGCCCATAGAAAAGAGGAAGAATGATGAGCAATAACAAAATCTGGATGATAGTTCAAATTTTGAACTTTATTTATGACCTCACTGTAAGAAATATATATTTTTGTTTTAGGGATTCTGAGAACCGGTATATTATATATCTTAACCCCATCTAAAATAAAATATTCTTCATACTTTGTTTTATTCCTTTGAGGAACAAAATAAGGCCTTATAACGATTACATTATGTTCTTTGACCCAGTGTTTAACAATGTAGTGTAACGCATAAGTTATCTCTTTTCTCGAATGGCCTTCGTAAGCAGGATATAGACTAGAAATAAATAAAATATTCATTTGATTCTCCTACCTTTTTAGAATTATTTTTGCGATGTCTTTTAATTTTCTTAATATACTTTTGTCATATATATGAAAATATTGTTTTTGAGTACCTCCGAATTTCCTAAAATTTGATTCTATACTTTCTATCATCGAGCCTTCAAAATAGAAAGATATGACTTTATCGTAATAATACTCAATAGCTTTTCACTGTATTAAATTTTGAGTTTTAATATATCTCCTCCTAAAGATTTTATGAATTTAAATCCTTTAGGTAATCCTAGATTATCAATATCATGAGTCAAAAAAGCTTTTGGGGTTTCATTGTTATAATTCAGCTTTAATTCTTTTCTTATGTTTCCTACAAGCATCTCGACTACAGGTTCTTCTAAAACACCCTTTTTGTAGCTAAAGCTCTCTGTAGCGGAAAATCTACCATACTCATCTTTTATGTTGTTATGAGTATATTCCCAGTATCCTGATAAAAAGAAGAAAATAGTTCCTATATTATCTCCTTTGAAAGAAAAATCATCGAAATCATTTAACAACTCTTCATCTGTTTTGTCCCAAAAATCATAGATTTCAAAGCTAAGCGTTTTGTTTATCGTGTATCTACCATTTTTAACATCGATTTCTATTGGTTCAACAAACGTTCTTTTCAAGTATTTTTCTACATAATTTTTTACATCTTCTGTATTCATATCTTTTCTATCTCCCCAACAAAAACTCACACTTAAATTCACTTAATTTTTCTTTCTCATCGATATCCCAGAACATGATTATTTGAGAATTGTCTATGTTTTGTAGATCGTTTTTTGTTATGTAATCTACCTCTAATTCTTTCAATAATCCTTCGATTATCTCTTTCATTTCTTTATCGTTTCCAAATAGAACATAAGTTCTATTTCTTCCATAAGTTTGAATTATTCTTTCTATGTTTTGTTTAATAATCAACGTTTTATTATAATATCTTTTTATATAGTCGATTGTCTTTTCGCTTTTTTCTTTAAATCCTTCAGGGGTTAATTAATATGTATCTGAAACTTTTTCCATCAAGTCTTTCCAGCTTTACAAGTCCTTTTTTGACAAATTTTTTTAATAGGAGATTAACCATTCCCAAAGATAGTCCAGACTTTTTAGATATTTCCCTTTGAGTTACTGAAGCGTTGTTTTCTATTATTTCTAGTATTAGTAATTCGCTTTCTTCCATTTTTATCTGCACCTTTGTTCATTTTTTGAACAATTTTATATGTTATACTAGATTTTTTCTAAATATTTTTGGTAAAGCAATTATTTCAGCTAAGAAAAAGTACTGTGCCTTGTTTAAAACAGAAACAGAAGTTCCAAGATAATTTTCTGTTGCGGCATAAATACCAAAATTAGACCTTCCAAAATATACGTTTTCTAAATATGTAACGAGTATCTCTTCTTTTGAAATATTTTTTTCTATGTTTATCGCTTTAATAATTTTATTAACTTTGTTGATAAACTTTTTATTTCATTTGCTTTTTCCTGTGATAACTGAGAATGATTGAGTTATTGTGCTTGCTTTTTCTTTTAAAGCTAAGCTTTTTATATTATGAATTACTACTCTAATTAATTCATCCAATCTAAACCTCTATGCCTTAAAAACCTTTTGTCTTCTACAAGGATAATAAACAAAACAAGGTCTTGACTTATATTATATTTTTGTGAAAAACTCTTTTATCCATTCAATTTCTTGTTGTTTTAAGTAAAACTACACCTCATCCCTCGTTTTTACGTTTTTAATGTGTACAATTTTAAAAGTAGTTAGAATAGAATATATTTAATTGTAGTTTGTCCAATTATATAGTTTCATACTTTATTTGATGTTGATTTTTTATTTCTCGTTCAAACTTCAAGACAGAAGGCATCAATAACCCATAATGAATCCAAAAAATCATATGCCCATAAGATCTAGAAAACAAAACGATCAAAGTAACATATACTCCCGAAAAAAACAATGCTTTTAGAATTTTGTTGTCGTATTTTACAAAATATTTGTAAGATTTAAACAAGTAAATAAAATAAGGAACAAAAATAAGTAAAAAGTTTACTAATCCATATTCTGCCCAATAAGAAAGTATATTATGCATATAACCTCGGGTATTTCCGAACACCCTATATTCATACATAAATTCTCCCAAAATTGGTTTTTCTTTCAGAACTTTAAATCCTTCCTTGAATTGAATTAATCTTTCATTTAATGAAGCATCTTCAAGATTTATCACGTAATGTATCCTAATTAAATACTTATTAATAGTATTAATAAAAACAGAATTACCCTGTAATTGAATCGGTTGATTACTGATTTGAATATAAAATACCAATGCCCAAATAATTAAAACTATTAAAACAAGAGTTGTAAAAATCTTTAAGATAATATTTCTTTTTAAATAAATAGAATATACTATGTTCACTAATATAGTCAAAATAAAAAAAGTTATCGACGTAAAGGAACTATAAAACAATAGTATTATTAAAGAAATGAGTAATGGTATATATCTAGATTTTTTTGTATCTTCTAAATTAAAAAGAA is a window of Petrotoga sp. 9PWA.NaAc.5.4 DNA encoding:
- a CDS encoding transglycosylase domain-containing protein, translated to MNKVNKIIKAINIEKNISKEEILVTYLENVYFGRSNFGIYAATENYLGTSVSVLNKAQYFFLAEIIALPKIFRKNLV
- a CDS encoding glycosyltransferase, which encodes MNILFISSLYPAYEGHSRKEITYALHYIVKHWVKEHNVIVIRPYFVPQRNKTKYEEYFILDGVKIYNIPVLRIPKTKIYISYSEVINKVQNLNYHPDFVIAHHSSSFLWAYKLAKKFNSKFVSGLHQSDLHLNFFDQFFYKKSFKNSYKIVCRSQSVKARLIEIFPEYQDKIVVGNSGIPKQIIEPISFFKEKANSWNNKHEIHFLTACTFHKLKNIDVNLLALSSLKNYNWKYTIIGDGKERDNLDKLVRDLSLQDRVNFVGWKSREEVYEYMKNSDVFIMVSAPETFGMAYLEAMAKANIVVGAKGWGIDGIVKNGENGFLVTPRNVPELTSIIQTLLEMRYNVASRIIYKTWDTVNNYTEEKVSMEYLRNILAAATND
- a CDS encoding lipopolysaccharide biosynthesis protein — translated: MNQYKSLIKNSLLFAIGNIGSKTISFFMLPLYTRMLTTSDYGQLDVLQTTISLLIPLITFQAIEAVFRYSVDMRENESASSVLMNGILLCLIGMLIGLLLFPIFRRIEPFSSYTLFFYLILFFSMLNGVLKQFVRGLGKIKTFVASDLAYTASFVTFNIIFLVYLKMGLEGYFLSMVLAHAINIFILLVFGNVFKYLNIKSFDKSFMKTMLIYSVPLIPNGLMLWVMSVSDRYILTYYLGFDATGIYSVSYKFPSLITLVNSIFFMAWQLSAIQEYGKEGYENFYKNIFGVLSSLLFLVTSLILLILKPLMSVFVADAFYESWKYVPMLLVGTVFQAFSSFFGTNYTASKKTKGAFTTSVVGAVVNIVVNFILIPFWGIQAAAFSTLLGYLAMWLMRVFDTKKYVDMKIDRKSMSISLLIIGLQIVGLYFIEENALLFFAVETLLIVLLLVTQRKYI
- a CDS encoding winged helix-turn-helix transcriptional regulator yields the protein MEESELLILEIIENNASVTQREISKKSGLSLGMVNLLLKKFVKKGLVKLERLDGKSFRYILINP